A single window of Candidatus Rhabdochlamydia oedothoracis DNA harbors:
- a CDS encoding RluA family pseudouridine synthase: protein MQIIFSDNHVLIVVKPAGLSTQPHYPIKDNLTDLTKTWVKKEYKKPGGVYLECIHRLDKPVSGLVLFARTSKALTRLQQSMREKKMSKTYLAWVERGENLKNSGVLEHTLTHVNHRAKVVKSNHIQGKLAQLEYSVMLEKGDFSLVKIKLYTGRYHQVRAQFSAIGSPVVGDVKYGSKKHLLKQKIALHHACMSFPHPITQEVIVCEEILDWQKLL from the coding sequence ATGCAGATCATTTTCTCAGATAACCATGTTTTAATAGTTGTGAAACCTGCTGGTTTAAGTACGCAGCCTCACTATCCTATAAAAGATAACTTAACCGATTTAACAAAAACTTGGGTTAAAAAAGAATATAAAAAACCAGGCGGGGTTTATCTAGAATGTATTCATCGTTTAGATAAACCGGTTAGCGGTTTGGTTTTATTTGCAAGAACATCTAAAGCGCTTACTCGGCTGCAGCAAAGTATGCGTGAAAAGAAAATGAGTAAAACCTATTTAGCCTGGGTAGAAAGAGGTGAAAATCTAAAAAACTCGGGAGTTCTCGAGCATACGTTAACTCATGTAAATCACCGTGCTAAAGTAGTAAAATCCAATCATATTCAAGGAAAATTAGCTCAGCTGGAGTATTCTGTTATGCTTGAAAAGGGAGATTTTTCACTGGTAAAAATAAAGCTGTATACAGGGCGTTATCATCAGGTCCGTGCACAGTTTTCCGCTATAGGCTCTCCTGTTGTAGGAGATGTCAAGTATGGAAGTAAGAAGCATTTACTCAAACAGAAGATTGCCTTACATCATGCGTGTATGAGTTTTCCTCACCCCATTACACAAGAAGTGATTGTATGTGAAGAAATTCTAGATTGGCAGAAATTGCTTTGA
- a CDS encoding TrmH family RNA methyltransferase, with the protein MIEKITSMQNPKIKLAMQLANRRTRNQTNLFLIEGYRELSRAVQARVKIVSLFICPTLFLGINEKTLIEQIEQDQAFIYHCSESVFKKISYRDRPDGLVAIAEQMHYPLHSISFSPIAFVVIAEAIEKPGNLGTILRSADAAGVDAVMICDRCTDIYNPNVVRASVGTLFTTSVIEATSQEVLSLMREHKIKVVAATPSASQDFTQLDLTGPVAIAVGTEQLGLSDFWMKQADICVRIPMHGIADSLNVATATTLLLYEVVRQRKGKNADHFLR; encoded by the coding sequence ATGATAGAAAAAATCACAAGCATGCAAAATCCTAAAATTAAGTTAGCAATGCAACTAGCAAATCGCAGAACGCGCAATCAAACAAATCTTTTTCTCATTGAGGGATATCGGGAGTTGTCTAGGGCTGTGCAAGCCAGGGTAAAGATTGTCTCTTTATTTATTTGCCCGACTTTATTTTTAGGAATAAATGAAAAAACCCTAATTGAGCAAATTGAACAAGATCAAGCTTTTATCTACCATTGTTCTGAATCTGTTTTCAAAAAAATCTCTTACAGAGATCGTCCTGATGGGCTTGTAGCTATAGCAGAGCAAATGCACTATCCACTTCATTCTATTTCGTTTAGTCCTATAGCTTTTGTAGTCATTGCTGAGGCGATTGAAAAACCAGGAAATCTAGGCACTATTTTGCGCTCGGCAGATGCAGCAGGAGTAGATGCGGTGATGATATGCGATCGCTGTACAGATATCTATAATCCCAATGTTGTACGCGCTAGTGTAGGAACATTATTTACCACTTCAGTAATAGAAGCTACAAGTCAAGAGGTTTTAAGTCTGATGCGTGAGCATAAAATTAAAGTTGTTGCAGCAACCCCCTCTGCTTCCCAAGATTTTACCCAATTAGATCTAACAGGTCCTGTGGCAATTGCTGTTGGCACTGAACAATTGGGGTTATCCGATTTTTGGATGAAGCAAGCTGATATCTGTGTTCGTATTCCTATGCATGGCATAGCGGATTCTTTGAATGTAGCAACAGCTACTACACTTTTGTTATACGAAGTTGTTCGACAACGCAAAGGAAAAAATGCAGATCATTTTCTCAGATAA
- a CDS encoding class I SAM-dependent methyltransferase yields MSYSLIDSGNQQKLERFGAFTLIRPCSQAIWKPSLKKWEADAIFSRDEGNRWEYQRSLPKDWIVIIEDIRFKVAPTDFGHVGVFPEHSLLFTYMQKLLISRKEPRVLNLFAYSGGATLACAKVGAKVCHVDASKGMVSWARENAMLNHFLDKPIRWIIEDVKKFIKREIKRGSFYEAIILDPPSFGRGNKGEIFKIEEGLIELLDMCKDLLSKDALFLLFTTHTSGITPTVIQNLMKQLLPKGKIESDELLLPSENEFAIPYGSFAWWLP; encoded by the coding sequence ATGTCTTATTCTCTAATTGATAGCGGTAATCAACAAAAGTTAGAGCGTTTTGGCGCTTTTACTTTGATTAGGCCCTGCTCTCAAGCAATTTGGAAACCTTCTCTTAAAAAATGGGAAGCGGATGCTATTTTTTCTCGAGACGAAGGAAATCGTTGGGAATATCAGAGATCTTTGCCTAAGGATTGGATAGTAATTATTGAGGATATACGTTTTAAGGTAGCTCCTACCGACTTTGGTCATGTAGGCGTTTTTCCTGAACACAGTCTTCTTTTTACCTATATGCAAAAGTTGCTTATCTCAAGAAAAGAGCCGAGAGTTCTCAATTTATTTGCTTATTCAGGAGGAGCTACTTTAGCCTGTGCAAAAGTAGGAGCTAAAGTCTGCCATGTTGATGCCTCAAAGGGAATGGTGAGTTGGGCTAGAGAGAATGCTATGTTAAATCATTTTTTAGATAAACCGATTCGTTGGATTATAGAAGATGTGAAAAAATTTATAAAAAGAGAGATCAAAAGGGGCTCTTTCTATGAAGCAATCATTTTAGATCCCCCTAGCTTTGGTAGAGGAAATAAGGGGGAAATTTTCAAAATTGAAGAAGGTCTTATAGAATTGCTAGACATGTGTAAAGACCTTTTAAGCAAAGATGCTCTTTTTTTGTTATTCACTACCCATACCTCTGGAATTACCCCGACTGTCATTCAAAATTTAATGAAACAATTATTACCTAAAGGGAAAATTGAGAGCGATGAGCTCTTATTGCCTTCTGAAAATGAGTTTGCTATTCCTTATGGAAGTTTTGCTTGGTGGCTGCCATGA